The segment GTACCGCGAGGTGCCGGTTGATCAGATCATCGGCGCGGCGAAGAAACTGAAACGGGAGACCGGCGCCGATACGCTGGAGATCACGGCGTTCAACTTCAACACCCACAGCGAGGTGGTCCGGATCTTCACCGAGCTGGACAAGCTGTTTTTCCGGGTGAACTTCATGAGCCAGCGGGCTGACATCCTGGCGGCGAACCCGTCGTTGCTTGACTTTGAGATCGCCGCGGACAAGCGGCAGTACACCATCGGGGTGGAAGGGATCAGCGAACGGATGCGGCGGTACTACCACAAGAACCTCAGCCGAGAAGTGTTGCTCTCCGCCCTGACATTGCTGTTGTCCCGGCAGATCCGGGAGGTGAAGCTGTTCTTCATTCTCTCCGGACTGGAGACGGAGGATGATTTCCGGGATTTCCGTGGCCTGTTGAAGAGCATCGAGACCATCAAGGCGAAGGGAAACCGGGGCATCAGGGTATTGTTCTCCTTCGGGCTGTTGGTGCGCATGCCGTTCACTCCGCTGATGTTCGAGCGGTTGCTCCTCACCCCCGCCCAGTGGGATCCGGTGGTCGCTTCGGCGCGGGAGGCCGTCCAGTCGGCCGGGTATGAGTTCCGTCTGACCTATCCGTACGAGGAGTACTTCCTCTCCCAGTCCCTGGTGATGACCAGCCAGTACCTCGCGCCGGTCCTGGAGGAGATGGGGCGTCGCGCCATGGTATACGACGGTTCGCTTCCCAGTGGCGTATGGGAGTTCTTCTCCTCCCGTGTGCAGGTGGACGCATCGAAGAAGAATCTGGATTATCCGTTCGCCTTCCCGTTTCTCCAGCAGAACCTCCCGGTGTTGTACCAACGGTTCGTCGCGGCCAAGGAAGGGGATGAGCTGAAGAGTTGCATGGGGGATACCTGCAAGGCGTGCGGCGCGTGCAATGATGCCCAACGCCGGTTCCTGACAGGGCATCGGATCACCATGCCTGTCATGCGGGACATCCAGGAGATCGGACAGATCCGCACGGAGAAAGCCCAGGCGAAACCGGTGTATGTACTGGTCTCCCTTCCCAAGGAATACGCGGGCTCTCATCCGGAGAGCATTGCTGCGGCGGTGATGCGGGATTTGTGCAGCCGGATGCCTGATGGCGTGGAACAGGTGATGACCGTCCGGGACGTGTTGTTCGGCAGTGACCGGTACCAGGGGATGTGCCCGTGGTGGGGGGACGACCTGTTCGCCGTATTCCCGTTCTCCAATGCCCGGTACGGATCGCTTGTTGCTGGCCTGGAACAGGCCGGCTACCAGGTGTTCACCTCCTGAACCAGAGCTCAGTGTTTCCGCGGCCATCACCGGGGAGAACCTGGAGAAAGCGGCGCAGAAGCTGCTTTTGGACAATCACATCAATTTTGTACGGATACGTCATGAAACGTGCACAGAGTTGCAGATACCACCCAAACTCCTCCGCAAACACGTCGTTGATGTGTGTAAAATTCAGAATGATGTGCTATATTTGCAGGGAGGAACGAAATTACAGTTCAGCTCGTTGAGACAGGGATCGTACATCGCCCGGATGTCTCTCGAGTGGAAAGGA is part of the Sphaerochaeta sp. genome and harbors:
- a CDS encoding radical SAM protein; this encodes MSFSVLIVRLSSFGDVVKSTPHQFLYGECVRVLPDEAIDFAFLPPPSQRKEGAALHGMRTGRDAKDFDLWLVSNSYAVELINLPYLLHLAGIPMRGGQRDASAPLVVMGGSNAMASQAILYGPDEAMVDALYFGEGEYNVTSLVKALSEVPRPQRRETLSALQRSMVGLKVFGTGEAPVRKAIFADTSHEVLANAKQYLFDSDQATTARLQITYGCPFFCTFCFEGWERKPYREVPVDQIIGAAKKLKRETGADTLEITAFNFNTHSEVVRIFTELDKLFFRVNFMSQRADILAANPSLLDFEIAADKRQYTIGVEGISERMRRYYHKNLSREVLLSALTLLLSRQIREVKLFFILSGLETEDDFRDFRGLLKSIETIKAKGNRGIRVLFSFGLLVRMPFTPLMFERLLLTPAQWDPVVASAREAVQSAGYEFRLTYPYEEYFLSQSLVMTSQYLAPVLEEMGRRAMVYDGSLPSGVWEFFSSRVQVDASKKNLDYPFAFPFLQQNLPVLYQRFVAAKEGDELKSCMGDTCKACGACNDAQRRFLTGHRITMPVMRDIQEIGQIRTEKAQAKPVYVLVSLPKEYAGSHPESIAAAVMRDLCSRMPDGVEQVMTVRDVLFGSDRYQGMCPWWGDDLFAVFPFSNARYGSLVAGLEQAGYQVFTS